One Dama dama isolate Ldn47 chromosome 31, ASM3311817v1, whole genome shotgun sequence genomic window carries:
- the IFNGR2 gene encoding interferon gamma receptor 2, with protein MRRPPPTLLPPLLVLLSGFGAAAPPADSLAPLPAPRNLKVHLYNAQQALSWEPVYLDGDPRPVVYQVQYKYSTSSNWYDVNKEDSKVDCTNLTRTECDFTANSLSEGFPWRFNISLRVRAKLGGLVSAWATAPWFEHYRNATIGPPENIRVTPEEGSLIISLSPPFDVPASEAFFVYHVYYWEKAGGKQARVPRCFRSNFITLNDLKPLRVYCFQVKAELCLTKENISRPGHLSNISCSETAADASVKLQQDILAAATTFLVLLVVVGSCLFLVLKYRGLVKHWFHSPPSIPSQIEEYLKDPDQPILDALDKDSSPKDDAWDSVSIVTFPENEQEGSPQSADPSHQPMEGVP; from the exons ACTCCCTGGCCCCGCTGCCTGCTCCTCGAAACCTGAAGGTTCACCTGTACAATGCCCAGCAGGCGCTGAGCTGGGAGCCGGTGTACCTGGACGGCGACCCGAGGCCCGTGGTCTACCAGGTGCAGTATAAATA CAGCACCAGTAGTAACTGGTATGACGTCAACAAAGAAGATAGCAAGGTGGATTGTACGAATCTCACCAGGACAGAGTGTGACTTCACCGCAAACAGCCTCTCGGAGGGATTCCCATGGCGTTTCAACATCTCTTTACGTGTTCGAGCTAAGCTGGGGGGCCTTGTTTCTGCCTGGGCAACAGCACCTTGGTTTGAACACTATCGGAATG CTACCATCGGGCCTCCAGAAAACATCCGGGTGACCCCAGAAGAAGGTTCCCTTATCATCAGTCTTTCTCCTCCCTTCGATGTCCCTGCCTCCGAGGCCTTTTTTGTGTATCATGTCTACTACTGggagaaggcaggaggcaaaCAGGCAAGA GTGCCACGCTGTTTCAGGAGCAACTTCATCACACTGAATGATTTAAAACCCTTAAGAGTATACTGTTTTCAAGTCAAGGCAGAACTGTGTTTGACCAAAGAAAACATCTCTCGACCTGGACATTTAAGCAACATATCTTGCTCTGAAACAGCAGCAGATG cctctGTCAAGCTTCAACAAGATATCCTGGCCGCGGCGACAACCTTTTTGGTGCTGTTGGTGGTGGTAGGGTCCTGTCTCTTCCTGGTTCTGAAATACAGAGGCCTGGTTAAACACTGGTTTCACTCTCCGCCAAGCATTCCATCACAGATAGAAGAG taTTTAAAGGATCCGGATCAGCCCATCTTAGACGCCCTGGACAAGGACAGCTCGCCAAAGGATGACGCCTGGGACTCCGTGTCCATCGTGACGTTTCCAGAGAATGAACAAGAAGGGAGTCCCCAAAGCGCTGATCCGAGCCACCAGCCCATGGAAGGAGTTCCCTGA